The following proteins are encoded in a genomic region of Anomaloglossus baeobatrachus isolate aAnoBae1 chromosome 6, aAnoBae1.hap1, whole genome shotgun sequence:
- the LOC142243010 gene encoding uncharacterized protein LOC142243010 encodes MSDRGSEVYVTRSHVSSSASRKSVSSAAIATARAKAEAAKVRAAFAEQELKLKTEKARLEADLAKLAVDTEAAAAEAEVQALEEAARSDSKSFRLRLGPELSHRDISQRTSDYVLKHTASDDRLHSAPRERLNPAIQPSTFIQQTSHVKHEGNSVHLTPSVSPAPKFVDSYYTANRPKMEDPDGDYHGDNVFDGNNNSLGPHHSNMYQDHPLRNQELPDFLKFFARRELLTKGLLKFNDRPESYRAWRASFRNATAGLDISANEEIDLLVKWLGNESAEHAKRIRDISINHPSKGLCLLWERLDECYGSSERIEESLFKRLEDFPKISNKSFHMLRELSDLLVELQVAKFEGDLPGLASLDAARGIKPIVNKLPYSLQEKWLNRGSDYKQRHNVPFPPFHVFVDFVRQQAKIRNDPSFDLSTADPINPRTGKPAPVRNPRGSPITVHKTNVSATDSSRKTHSTTEPEGSLTIDPDKECPLHKRPHPLQQCRSFRGKSLKDRRIFLRENNICYRCCASTSHLARDCNASITCSECNSQEHSTALHPEPAPQNSTHIDRLTEHGGEETESTPPEVSPQCTQVCGEGLTNKSCSKICLVTVYPMGYREKAVKLYAILDDQSNRSLASSAFFDIFGIKGLSCSYSLKTCTGVSEESGRRATGYQIESLDGKTSLPLPTLIECNAIPNNREEIPTPEAALHHPHLRNIAHLIPALNSQAKLVLLLGRDIIRVHKVRKQINGPHNSPYAQKLDLGWVVIGDVCLGNAHKPNNVQSLYMNTLESGRPSFFLPCPNKFLVKENLTNSAHLNGGKDRYAMDELCDGDKDHLGCAVFQKTKEDYKLAHSIEDETFLEIMDQGFHKDENDSWVAPLPFKPQRPRLPNNKEMALKRLTYLKPSFSKKPEMEVHFFAFMDKIFKIPTDQNPADHATRAVSAPRLKDTNWLVRPALLYQPVPTAHETHTHELFEPESDVELRPQVSTLSTTITNRHLDSRRFLRFSTWRSAYRALTCLIHVIRSFKNRQSRPAPCKGWHRCHKAYTVEELTQAKHAIICCVQHEAYTQTLESLRNHRSVPKDSPLKKLDPFVDTQGLLRVGGRISNAKLENDECTPIIVPHGHVAFLLVEHYHAQVRHQGRLITEGALREAGFWITGAKRLVSRVIFKCIICRKLRGSCQSQKMADLPADRLSTEPPFTNVGLDVFGPWSVVTRQTRGGHANSKRWAVLFTCLSIRAVHIEVIETMDTSSFINAFRRFISLRGHVKHIRSDRGSNFVGACGELKIPSNLDINQVERRLSELGCTWTFNPPHSSHMGGVWERMIGIARRILDSIFLQLGPSKLTHETLTTFMAEVVAIMNARPLVPISNDPDDLSLLTPSTLLTQKFNVSMPTSGEFTTKDLYKSQWKRVQMLADLFWTKWRKQYLSTLQTRDKWQDSRPNMKPGNVVLVKNTQSKRNEWPLGLVTKVFPSQDGQVRKVEIKIPKQSGKLFLRPVSELILLL; translated from the coding sequence atgtcagatagaggatctgaagtttatgtaacacgctcccatgtaagctcgtcagcttcaaggaagtctgtgagcagcgctgcaattgccaccgccagggcgaaggcggaagccgccaaagtgagagctgcctttgctgaacaagagttgaaattaaagacagaaaaagcacgtctagaagccgaccttgcaaaacttgctgtagacacagaagcagcagcagcagaagctgaagtacaggctttagaagaagcagcacgcagcgacagtaaaagtttcaggttaaggctcggacccgaactcagtcatcgggatatctcacaacgcacttcAGACTACGTACTAAAGCATACCGCATCAGACGACCgtctacattcagctccaagagagagacttaatcctgccattcagccatcaaccttcattcaacaaacatcccatgttaagcatgaaggtaattccgtccacctaacaccatcagtgtcacctgcacccaagtttgtagattcctaTTACACAGCGAACCGTCCCAAAATGGAGGACCCCGATGGTGACTATCATGGCGACAACGTATTTGATggcaacaataactcactgggacctcatcatagcaacatgtatcaggaccaccctctcagaaatcaagagctaccagatttcctcaagttcttcgcacgccgtgagttactcaccaaaggtcttttaaagtttaacgaccgtcctgaaagttacagagcgtggagagcttccttcagaaacgccacggccggcctggacatctctgccaatgaagagatcgatctcttggtcaagtggctaggaaacgaatcagcagaacatgcaaaacgcatcagggatatcagcatcaaccacccgagcaaaggtttgtgcctgttatgggagagacttgatgagtgctatggctcttcagagaggatagaagaatccctcttcaaaaggttggaggactttcccaagatctctaataagagctttcacatgctaagagaattgagcgacctcttggtagaactccaagtcgccaagtttgaaggagacctgccaggcctcgcgtccctagatgcagccagaggtattaaacccatagtgaataagttaccttacagtctgcaagagaaatggttgaaccggggttcagattacaaacaacgtcacaacgtgccgtttcctccattccatgtcttcgtagattttgtgcgccagcaagccaagatcaggaatgatcccagctttgacctttccaccgcagatcccatcaacccacgaacaggtaagcctgctccagtacgcaaccctcgaggctcacctatcactgtacacaaaactaatgtgtctgctacagattcatcacgcaagacccacagtacaacagaacctgaagggtcactaacaattgacccagacaaagagtgccccctacacaaaaggcctcacccactgcaacagtgcaggagttttagaggaaaatctcttaaagaccgtagaatcttcctcagagaaaacaacatatgttacagatgttgtgcatccacatctcacttagctagagactgcaatgccagtatcacttgttcggagtgtaacagtcaagagcacagcacagctctacacccaGAACCAGCCCCACAGAATTCCACGCACATCGACCGacttacagagcacggcggggaggagacagagagtacacctcctgaagtgtcaccccagtgcactcaagtttgtggagaaggtctcactaacaaatcctgctcaaagatctgtctggttacagtttaccctatgggctacagagaaaaagcggttaaactctatgctatactcgacgaccagagtaatagatcactcgccagctcagctttctttgacatctttggaatcaagggacttagctgctcctactcactgaaaacatgtacaggagtgagtgaagaatctggcaggagggcaacaggttatcaaatcgaatccctagatgggaagacatccttaccccttcctacattaatcgagtgcaatgccatcccgaacaatagagaagagatacccactccagaagcggcactacaccatccccatttgagaaacatagcgcatctcattcctgcacttaattcccaagccaagttggtccttttgctggggagagacatcatcagagttcacaaggtgaggaaacagataaacggtcctcataactcgccctacgctcagaagctagatctaggatgggtagttataggggacgtctgcctcGGGAATGCTCACAAGCCGAACAACGTCCAATCTCTCTACATGAACACATTGGAGAGTGGCCGtccatcctttttcctaccctgccccaacaaattcctagtgaaggagaatctcaccaattcagcacacttaaatggtgggaaagacagatacgccatggatgaattgtgcgacggagacaaagatcatctagggtgcgctgtctttcaaaagaccaaagaagattataaactagcccattccattgaagatgagaccttcctggagataatggatcaaggatttcacaaggatgaaaacgacagctgggtggctccactaccattcaagccacaaagaccccgtcttcctaacaacaaagagatggcactaaagcgccttacctacttaaagccaagtttctcaaagaagccagaaatggaggtacatttctttgctttcatggacaaaatattcaaaataccaaccgaccaaaatcctgcagaccatgcgacCAGAGCGGTATCGGCACCACGCCTCAAAGACACTAACTGGCTAGTCAGGCCTGCACTTCTGTATCAACCAGTACCCACTGCTCACGAGACACATACACATGAACTCTTCGAACCAGAATCAGATGTAGAGCTACGGCCTCAAGTTTCCACACTTAGCACAACGATCACCAACAGGCACCTTGATTCTCGCCGCTTCCTCAGATTCTCTACCTGGAGATCGGCCTACAGAGCCTTGACTTGCCTGATACATGTCATTagatcctttaaaaacagacaatcgagaccagctccatgcaaaggctggcatcgttgtcataaagcttacacagtggaagagctcacgcaagccaaacacgcaatcatctgttgtgtacagcatgaagcttatacccagactctagagtccctccggaaccacagaagtgtcccaaaagatagtccccttaaaaaactggacccgtttgtagatactcaaggactgctgagagtcgggggacgaatttcaaatgcaaagcttgaaaatgacgagtgtactccaatcattgttcctcacggccatgttgctttcctgctggttgagcattatcacgcacaggttagacatcaagggcgcttgataactgaaggagccctacgggaagcgggtttctggataacaggagctaagcgacttgtgagtagagtcatcttcaaatgtatcatctgcaggaaactccgtggttcttgtcaatcccaaaaaatggcagacctaccagcagaccgtttgagtaccgaacctccttttactaacgtgggcctcgatgtgtttggtccctggtcagttgtcacacgtcagactaggggaggacatgcaaacagcaagcgctgggccgtcttgttcacatgtttgagtattagagccgtacacatagaagtcattgagacaatggacacatccagcttcataaatgccttcagacgattcatttctctcagaggacatgtaaagcatatacgctctgacagaggatctaactttgtaggagcatgtggtgaactaaagattccctcaaatctggacattaaccaagtagaaagacgtctttcagaactaggttgtacgtggacctttaacccaccgcactcatctcatatgggaggtgtgtgggagcgcatgatcggcatcgctcgcagaatcctcgattccatctttctgcaacttggtccttcgaagctcactcatgagactctaacaaccttcatggccgaggtagtagctataatgaacgccagaccactggttcccatatccaatgaccctgatgacctatctctgctcaccccttcaactctcctcacccagaagtttaatgtgagtatgccgacttctggagagtttactacaaaagacttgtacaaatctcaatggaaaagagttcaaatgttagcagaccttttctggactaagtggagaaaacaatatctctctacattacagacaagagacaaatggcaagatagtagacccaacatgaaacctgggaatgtcgtcctagtgaagaacactcagtctaaaaggaacgagtggcctctaggattggtaaccaaggtcttcccaagtcaagacggacaggtcaggaaagtggaaatcaagattcccaagcaaagtggaaagctgtttcttagacctgtatctgaacttattctattgctctag